A DNA window from Desulfatibacillum aliphaticivorans DSM 15576 contains the following coding sequences:
- a CDS encoding fumarate hydratase: protein MDNWQYQDPFPLAQDNTVFKKITPDFVSTTNFEGKTVVKVEPEGLKLLAKQAFRDVSHLLRTAHLEQQAAILEDPEASDNDKYVAFEMLRNAAIAAEGVFPTCQDTGTAIVMGKKGQAVWTDGSDAAALSEGIREAYLENNLRYSQNAPLTMFQEVNTKCNLPAQIDILSTPGDQYSFLFMAKGGGSANKTYLFQETKAVLNEKSMLAFMLEKMVSLGTAACPPYHLAFVVGGTSAEANLKTVKLATAKYYDNLPTQGNDSGQAFRDVELEAKLLKASQDLGIGAQFGGKYFCLDVRVIRLPRHGASCPVGIGVSCSADRNIKAKINADGIFLEQLEEHPERFLPESLQSSTEAVQIDLNMPMDEIRAILTKYPVATRVMLNGDIVVARDIAHAKLKERLDSGEGMPDYFKDHPVYYAGPAKTPEGYACGSCGPTTSGRMDPYVPIFQAEGGSMVMLGKGNRTKVVTDACKKFGGFYLGSIGGPAARLGKECITALKVLEYPELGMEAIQLMTVRDFPAFIIVDDKGNDFFSDLSERYQALRKKMNLD from the coding sequence ATGGACAATTGGCAATACCAGGACCCTTTCCCTTTGGCACAAGATAATACCGTTTTTAAAAAAATCACGCCAGATTTTGTTTCTACAACAAATTTTGAAGGCAAAACCGTTGTAAAAGTCGAGCCCGAGGGCCTGAAGTTGTTGGCGAAACAGGCTTTTCGGGACGTCTCCCACCTTTTGCGCACCGCCCATTTGGAGCAGCAGGCGGCCATACTGGAAGACCCCGAAGCCTCGGACAACGACAAATACGTCGCCTTTGAAATGCTTCGCAATGCGGCCATCGCCGCCGAAGGCGTTTTCCCCACCTGCCAGGATACGGGCACGGCCATTGTCATGGGCAAAAAAGGCCAGGCCGTCTGGACTGACGGCTCCGACGCCGCAGCCCTTTCCGAAGGCATCCGGGAAGCCTACCTGGAAAACAACCTGCGCTATTCCCAAAACGCGCCGCTGACCATGTTCCAGGAGGTCAACACCAAATGCAATCTCCCGGCTCAGATAGACATTCTGTCCACGCCCGGCGATCAATACAGCTTTTTGTTCATGGCCAAAGGCGGCGGCTCGGCCAACAAAACCTATCTTTTCCAGGAAACCAAGGCCGTTCTGAACGAAAAATCCATGCTGGCCTTTATGCTGGAAAAAATGGTCAGCCTGGGCACGGCCGCGTGCCCGCCTTATCACCTGGCCTTTGTGGTGGGCGGCACCTCCGCCGAAGCCAACCTTAAGACCGTCAAACTGGCCACTGCTAAATATTACGACAATCTACCCACTCAGGGCAATGATTCCGGTCAGGCTTTTCGCGATGTGGAACTGGAAGCCAAACTTTTAAAGGCGTCCCAGGACCTTGGCATCGGCGCCCAGTTCGGCGGAAAGTACTTCTGCCTGGACGTTCGGGTCATCCGTTTGCCCAGGCATGGGGCTTCCTGCCCGGTGGGGATCGGCGTCAGCTGCAGCGCGGACCGGAACATCAAAGCCAAGATCAACGCGGACGGCATCTTTTTGGAGCAACTGGAAGAACATCCCGAACGCTTTCTGCCCGAAAGCCTCCAATCCTCCACCGAGGCCGTGCAGATCGACCTCAACATGCCCATGGACGAGATCCGGGCCATCCTGACCAAATACCCCGTGGCCACCCGCGTCATGCTGAACGGCGACATTGTCGTGGCCAGGGACATCGCCCACGCCAAACTCAAGGAGCGCCTGGACAGCGGCGAAGGCATGCCCGACTATTTTAAGGATCATCCGGTCTATTACGCCGGCCCCGCCAAAACGCCCGAAGGCTACGCCTGCGGCTCCTGCGGCCCCACCACCTCGGGTCGGATGGACCCCTACGTGCCCATCTTCCAGGCCGAAGGCGGCTCCATGGTCATGCTGGGTAAGGGAAACCGCACCAAGGTCGTCACCGACGCCTGCAAAAAATTCGGCGGCTTTTACCTGGGCTCCATCGGAGGCCCCGCCGCCAGGTTGGGCAAGGAATGCATCACGGCCTTGAAGGTTTTGGAATACCCCGAATTGGGCATGGAAGCCATCCAGCTTATGACGGTCAGGGACTTCCCCGCCTTTATCATCGTGGACGACAAGGGCAACGACTTTTTCTCCGACCTTTCGGAGCGGTATCAGGCCCTGCGCAAGAAAATGAACCTGGACTAA
- a CDS encoding flavodoxin family protein encodes MKVLGIYGSPRKGGNSDLLLDALLEAAKGAGAETQAIYARDYKISGCRECGGCDKTGKCVVKDEMQDLYPILKEADAIVTAGPIFFYNFPAQLKAIIDRTQAMWSDRLLKKGQGPSVPYESGIGYAIGVGATRGKNLFEGCELTCKYFYDAMDMEYGGGIFFRRVEDKGAVLEHEDAMDQARELGRKIVKGE; translated from the coding sequence ATGAAAGTTCTAGGAATATACGGCAGCCCCAGAAAGGGCGGAAACAGTGACCTGCTGCTTGACGCCCTGCTTGAAGCAGCGAAAGGGGCCGGAGCGGAAACACAGGCGATTTACGCCCGCGACTATAAAATTTCAGGCTGCCGCGAGTGCGGCGGCTGCGACAAAACCGGCAAGTGCGTGGTCAAGGACGAGATGCAGGATCTTTATCCTATTTTAAAGGAAGCGGACGCCATTGTGACTGCCGGGCCCATTTTTTTCTACAATTTCCCGGCCCAGTTAAAGGCCATTATCGATCGCACCCAGGCCATGTGGTCGGACCGGCTGCTGAAAAAGGGCCAGGGGCCGTCCGTGCCCTATGAAAGCGGGATCGGCTACGCCATTGGCGTGGGCGCCACCCGGGGCAAGAACCTCTTTGAAGGGTGCGAGCTGACCTGTAAATATTTTTACGACGCCATGGACATGGAATACGGCGGGGGCATCTTTTTCAGGCGGGTGGAAGACAAGGGCGCGGTTCTGGAGCACGAAGACGCCATGGACCAGGCCAGGGAATTGGGGCGGAAAATCGTCAAGGGCGAGTAG
- a CDS encoding rhomboid family intramembrane serine protease codes for MFPIRDTIPSNTVPVVNNLIIAVNVLIFLMQLSYGEASSQILIHYGLIPARLTVEQYSAHFTLFQKAFWLISYMFLHGGFMHILGNMWMLYIFGDNVEDRLGHLRYLVFYLACGVLAAMVHIISDPYSKLPTVGASGAIAGVMGAYFLLHPRAKVLTLIPIIIIPLFFEIPAFFFLGVWFLMQFINAAGSASEGVAWWAHVGGFIFGMILVPLFSTVPQIGADRAVRTVTQRKRSPRLQVLHPESAPSSADLHGVLNITPSESFLGAKKLVNVPWGYEKRLFTVVVPPGMNPGAKLRLKGLGKARSDGTRGDLYLEIALNRRSQDRQ; via the coding sequence ATGTTTCCTATTCGAGACACCATCCCTTCCAACACTGTGCCGGTTGTTAACAACCTGATCATTGCCGTGAACGTTTTGATCTTTTTGATGCAGTTGAGCTACGGCGAGGCGTCGTCTCAAATTTTGATCCACTATGGGCTCATCCCGGCCCGGTTGACCGTGGAGCAATATTCCGCCCATTTCACCTTATTTCAAAAGGCATTCTGGTTGATTTCGTACATGTTTCTCCACGGCGGATTCATGCACATTTTGGGGAACATGTGGATGTTATATATCTTCGGGGACAATGTAGAAGACAGGCTGGGGCACCTGCGGTATCTGGTTTTCTATTTGGCCTGCGGTGTTCTGGCCGCCATGGTTCATATTATTTCGGACCCATACTCCAAGCTGCCCACCGTGGGCGCCAGCGGGGCCATAGCCGGAGTCATGGGAGCCTATTTCCTGCTTCATCCCCGGGCCAAGGTGCTGACCCTGATTCCCATTATAATCATTCCCTTATTTTTTGAGATTCCGGCCTTTTTCTTTTTGGGCGTCTGGTTCCTCATGCAATTTATAAATGCCGCGGGATCAGCCTCCGAGGGCGTGGCATGGTGGGCGCATGTAGGCGGCTTTATTTTCGGCATGATTCTGGTTCCTCTTTTTTCCACCGTCCCCCAGATTGGAGCGGACCGCGCGGTGCGCACCGTAACCCAGCGCAAGCGCTCGCCCAGGCTCCAGGTGCTGCACCCTGAATCCGCGCCTTCCTCGGCGGATTTGCACGGCGTGTTGAACATCACGCCTTCGGAATCTTTCCTGGGAGCGAAAAAACTGGTGAACGTCCCCTGGGGATATGAAAAGCGGCTGTTCACTGTGGTGGTCCCTCCAGGCATGAATCCGGGCGCCAAGCTCCGCCTGAAAGGCCTGGGCAAAGCCCGGTCAGACGGAACCCGGGGCGATTTGTATTTGGAGATCGCCCTGAACAGAAGATCCCAGGACCGCCAATAA
- a CDS encoding Crp/Fnr family transcriptional regulator — protein sequence MDPNIFLERVRKELEKYAPIPDDEWEKTDRTAFTPVRYEKGEHFLRIGDVPDKMGFIWSGLFRIFCITEQGDERIMAFRGENRFLSAFSPFLESQPSWYGIQALEPSILLCFDLQQYQRLMAGHPCWCQISRKYVENLFIEKERRERDFLTENAETRYLNFLREYPGLEDRAPQYQIASYLGITPVALSRIRKALRKKNQIS from the coding sequence ATGGACCCCAATATCTTTTTGGAGCGCGTTCGCAAGGAATTGGAGAAATACGCCCCGATTCCCGATGACGAGTGGGAAAAGACCGACCGCACGGCGTTTACGCCGGTCCGATACGAGAAGGGGGAGCATTTTCTACGCATCGGGGACGTTCCGGACAAAATGGGCTTTATCTGGTCCGGTTTGTTTCGGATTTTTTGCATTACCGAGCAGGGCGACGAGCGGATCATGGCCTTTCGGGGCGAAAACCGCTTCCTTTCCGCCTTCAGCCCCTTTCTGGAAAGCCAGCCTTCCTGGTACGGCATCCAGGCCCTGGAGCCCAGCATTTTACTTTGCTTTGACCTGCAGCAATACCAGCGCCTCATGGCCGGCCATCCCTGCTGGTGCCAAATCAGCCGAAAATACGTTGAAAATCTTTTCATCGAAAAAGAAAGGCGGGAGCGGGATTTCCTGACCGAAAACGCCGAAACCCGGTATTTGAATTTCTTGCGGGAATATCCCGGCCTTGAAGACAGAGCGCCGCAATATCAGATCGCTTCCTATCTTGGAATCACCCCCGTGGCCTTAAGCCGCATCCGAAAAGCCCTTCGCAAAAAAAATCAAATCTCTTAA
- a CDS encoding NAD-dependent epimerase/dehydratase family protein, protein MKKAFITGATGFLGLNLIEELSRQDWEIHALHLPGEDLGQLLRFQVQAIAGDILDPGSIKKALPKDVDAVFHLAGDTSTWSKNNARQWKINVDGTINVLNAAVAQNAGRFIYTSSISAFGFHNGPMSEATISTAKESGVNYHLSKFIAEQEIRKKANLIRSVILNPCNVIGPYDRVNWAQTIKAVHQDRVPGYPPGTGTFAHVRDIAAAHIAAAEHENPEIQYVLGGTPAAFEQVFAVIEKILGMPHSGKLISKNKLKAFTYLLQIKSWFDGKEPLITLEKYKRLVGTQLCHDQLAVHDLGLQKAPLEEMFTDSYHWLRQENLLND, encoded by the coding sequence ATGAAAAAGGCATTCATCACCGGCGCCACCGGTTTTCTTGGGTTGAATCTTATCGAGGAGCTGAGCCGTCAGGATTGGGAAATCCATGCTCTGCATCTGCCGGGCGAGGACCTTGGGCAGCTGTTACGGTTTCAGGTTCAAGCCATAGCCGGCGACATCCTTGATCCCGGCTCCATCAAAAAGGCTTTGCCGAAAGACGTGGACGCGGTCTTTCACTTGGCCGGGGACACCAGCACTTGGTCCAAAAACAACGCCCGCCAGTGGAAAATTAACGTTGACGGAACCATTAACGTCCTGAACGCGGCCGTCGCCCAAAACGCGGGCCGGTTCATTTACACCTCGTCCATCTCCGCTTTCGGCTTCCACAACGGCCCCATGTCGGAAGCCACCATCTCCACCGCCAAGGAATCCGGCGTGAATTATCACCTGAGCAAATTCATCGCTGAGCAGGAAATCAGGAAAAAAGCCAACCTAATCCGCTCGGTAATCCTTAATCCCTGCAACGTCATCGGCCCTTACGACCGGGTCAACTGGGCTCAAACCATCAAGGCCGTGCATCAGGATCGCGTGCCAGGCTATCCCCCGGGGACGGGCACTTTCGCCCATGTCAGGGACATCGCCGCCGCTCATATCGCCGCAGCCGAGCATGAAAACCCGGAGATCCAATACGTCCTGGGCGGGACGCCTGCCGCGTTTGAGCAGGTGTTTGCCGTGATTGAAAAGATCCTGGGAATGCCTCATTCCGGCAAGCTCATCTCAAAAAACAAGCTCAAAGCGTTCACGTACTTGCTGCAAATCAAGTCTTGGTTTGACGGCAAGGAGCCGTTGATCACCCTGGAAAAATATAAGCGCCTGGTGGGAACCCAGTTATGTCATGACCAGTTGGCCGTCCATGACCTGGGTCTGCAAAAGGCGCCCCTCGAGGAAATGTTCACCGACAGCTACCACTGGCTGCGGCAGGAAAACCTTTTGAACGATTAA
- a CDS encoding thiamine pyrophosphate-binding protein, whose amino-acid sequence MENEPKNLKKGWELIAEAFAQKGVEYLFTVPGESISPIQRAAEASGIPIVSARHEQAATFMAETYGRMTGKPGLVAVTFGPGFTNTLSAIQNANLSNSPLILMAGAHGAPSPDRLGLQDMKQEPIIESIVKKSLVCRQTERLPDYIDMAFRYAGTGRPGPVFLELPIDVLDGAVESENAVRLHTEVASRPIDPNDVVKMMTLIKESLKPVIMAGSGAYFSQAGPELAQFVEKAGIPVFTGKFGRGIVPDSHPLCFESSVGLRPGAAALATIDSDCIILLGNRLCLYNATGSLYRPDAKIIQVDIEPEEIGRNRSVDAAIFGDVKRLLEACTHWIDAKGAGESLRERFAPWIAQLQKEHDNNKELSKFHYTSDQVPIHPARLAKEIDRFMDRPDDIIVYDGGDMPTWMLSYRTCEAPWNEMASGLYGCLGCGLPYAAASKLIRPQSRVMLCTGDGSIGFSFMELETCVRKGLPIVVVIGNNNLWGMTANSMMLKFRHHIPNTVELDFVPYHKLMEAIGIQGFFVENPADIGPALKAAFDTGGPAIVNVMTDPSIMGPGSAGLAMIAGNEF is encoded by the coding sequence ATGGAAAACGAACCTAAAAACTTGAAGAAGGGCTGGGAGCTCATCGCTGAAGCCTTTGCCCAAAAGGGCGTGGAATACCTCTTTACCGTGCCGGGGGAAAGCATTTCCCCCATTCAGCGCGCTGCGGAAGCCTCCGGCATCCCCATCGTCTCCGCCCGGCACGAGCAGGCTGCAACCTTTATGGCGGAAACTTACGGCCGCATGACAGGCAAGCCGGGTTTGGTTGCCGTCACTTTCGGCCCCGGCTTCACCAACACGTTGTCGGCGATTCAAAACGCCAACCTGTCCAACTCGCCGCTCATCCTCATGGCCGGAGCCCACGGCGCTCCATCCCCGGACCGGCTGGGCCTGCAGGATATGAAGCAGGAGCCCATCATCGAATCCATCGTCAAAAAATCCCTGGTGTGCCGCCAGACCGAACGCCTGCCGGATTATATCGACATGGCTTTTCGCTACGCAGGAACCGGCAGGCCGGGGCCCGTCTTTCTGGAACTGCCCATCGACGTCCTGGACGGCGCCGTGGAATCCGAAAATGCCGTACGGCTTCACACCGAGGTTGCGTCGCGGCCCATCGATCCCAACGACGTTGTAAAAATGATGACCCTGATAAAGGAGTCTCTAAAACCCGTCATCATGGCGGGCAGCGGGGCCTACTTCTCCCAGGCCGGGCCGGAACTGGCCCAGTTCGTGGAAAAGGCCGGCATCCCGGTTTTCACCGGAAAATTCGGCCGGGGAATCGTTCCGGACTCCCATCCCCTGTGCTTTGAATCGTCGGTGGGCCTTAGGCCGGGCGCCGCAGCGCTGGCGACCATCGACTCCGACTGCATCATCCTGTTGGGAAATCGCCTGTGCCTATACAACGCCACTGGCTCCCTGTATCGGCCGGACGCAAAAATCATTCAGGTGGACATTGAACCCGAGGAAATCGGCCGGAATCGCTCCGTGGACGCGGCCATTTTCGGGGATGTCAAACGGCTGCTGGAGGCGTGCACCCATTGGATTGACGCCAAAGGCGCCGGAGAATCTCTTCGGGAGCGCTTCGCTCCCTGGATCGCGCAACTGCAGAAGGAGCATGACAATAACAAGGAATTGTCCAAGTTTCATTATACAAGCGATCAGGTCCCCATCCACCCGGCCAGGCTCGCCAAGGAAATCGACCGGTTCATGGACCGGCCCGACGACATCATCGTCTACGACGGCGGCGATATGCCCACCTGGATGCTGTCCTACCGCACCTGCGAGGCGCCCTGGAACGAAATGGCCTCCGGCCTCTACGGCTGCCTCGGCTGCGGCCTGCCTTACGCCGCCGCGTCCAAGCTCATCCGCCCCCAAAGCCGGGTCATGCTGTGCACCGGAGACGGGTCCATCGGCTTTAGCTTTATGGAACTGGAAACCTGCGTGCGTAAAGGCCTGCCCATCGTGGTCGTCATCGGCAACAACAATCTGTGGGGCATGACCGCCAACAGCATGATGCTGAAATTCAGGCATCATATCCCCAACACCGTTGAGCTGGATTTCGTCCCCTACCACAAATTGATGGAAGCCATCGGCATTCAGGGCTTTTTTGTGGAAAATCCGGCTGACATCGGCCCGGCCCTGAAAGCCGCTTTTGACACGGGCGGCCCGGCCATCGTCAACGTCATGACCGATCCCAGCATTATGGGGCCGGGCTCCGCCGGACTGGCCATGATTGCCGGCAACGAATTTTAA
- a CDS encoding spinster family MFS transporter: MDHRETTQSNYGRFSAWYILIICSLLYMVNYIDRQVLSITVVHIQEELGLSDTLIGIIQTVFFMSMAVFAFPAAYLADRWSRPKCVAIMAVLWSLFTFITGLGRSFLGILLPRALVGVGEAGFTSGGIPLIASAFPEKARGLAMGIFNMAIPIGSAIGMLLGGVIASTWTWRAAFFIFAIPGVVLGGLALLMKDFSKPDEMEKNEDDISFFQAAISLYRIPTLRWLYLGFAMQNITLFSFLTWTPAYVMRAHNVDATAAGMKIGLIAMMAVLGSILGGIAADAWQKRNKRGRMLTAFWGLAAASVLLVLSLMMELSGIGFVLGLIYGASSVIPLPAITAVTQDVAPSHLKSVSWGMNAFCCYVLGGAWAPMIVGGISDVLGGGASGLKIALLFSTLGGFLGAVCYWISSKTYHDDLQRAAKE; encoded by the coding sequence ATGGACCATCGTGAAACGACGCAATCGAATTACGGCCGATTTTCGGCCTGGTACATCCTGATTATCTGCAGCCTCCTATACATGGTCAATTATATTGATCGCCAGGTCCTGTCGATCACGGTGGTCCATATTCAGGAGGAGCTTGGCCTGAGCGATACCTTGATCGGAATCATCCAGACCGTTTTCTTCATGAGCATGGCCGTCTTCGCCTTTCCGGCCGCCTATCTGGCGGATAGGTGGAGCCGGCCCAAGTGCGTGGCGATTATGGCCGTATTATGGAGCCTGTTCACCTTCATCACCGGCCTGGGGCGGAGCTTCTTGGGCATACTCCTGCCCCGGGCCCTGGTGGGCGTGGGCGAGGCCGGCTTTACCTCCGGCGGCATCCCCCTTATCGCCTCGGCTTTTCCCGAAAAAGCGCGGGGCCTGGCCATGGGGATTTTCAACATGGCCATTCCCATCGGGTCGGCCATAGGCATGCTGTTGGGCGGAGTGATCGCCAGCACTTGGACCTGGCGGGCGGCCTTTTTTATATTCGCCATTCCCGGAGTCGTCCTCGGTGGGCTGGCGCTGTTGATGAAGGATTTTTCCAAACCGGACGAGATGGAAAAGAACGAAGATGACATCTCTTTTTTTCAGGCGGCGATTTCGCTATACCGCATACCGACCCTGCGCTGGCTTTACCTGGGATTCGCCATGCAGAACATCACCCTGTTTTCCTTCCTGACCTGGACCCCGGCCTATGTCATGCGCGCCCATAATGTGGACGCCACAGCAGCAGGCATGAAGATCGGCCTCATCGCCATGATGGCCGTTTTGGGGTCGATCCTGGGCGGGATTGCGGCCGACGCCTGGCAAAAGCGAAACAAACGGGGCCGCATGCTCACGGCCTTCTGGGGGCTGGCGGCGGCATCCGTCTTGCTGGTTCTTTCTCTAATGATGGAACTGTCCGGGATCGGCTTTGTATTGGGCCTGATTTACGGCGCGTCCTCGGTAATCCCCCTGCCGGCCATCACGGCAGTCACCCAGGACGTGGCGCCTTCGCATCTGAAAAGCGTGTCCTGGGGCATGAACGCCTTTTGCTGCTACGTCCTGGGAGGCGCCTGGGCGCCCATGATCGTGGGAGGCATATCAGACGTTCTTGGCGGCGGAGCCTCAGGCCTTAAAATCGCATTGCTCTTTTCCACCCTGGGCGGCTTCCTGGGCGCGGTTTGCTATTGGATCAGCTCCAAAACCTATCACGACGACCTGCAGCGCGCCGCGAAGGAATAG
- a CDS encoding ATP-dependent 6-phosphofructokinase — translation MNPELTDTIIKTLGEARIASPVRKSENGKPECSFQPDEDRVLVEINTEKILEQIRLGIEPASFEKAGPRSHIFFDPSKVRCAIVTCGGLCPGLNDIIRAIVLELTYGYGVRGIYGIRYGLAGFIPEYRYDVVDLTPAEVEDIHGSGGTVLGSSRGPQDIGQIVDCLERMNVGILFTVGGDGTLMASTRICDEIAKRGLKISVVGIPKTIDNDIFMVGRSFGFETAVEMATAAIRTAHTEAVGYPNGIGLVKLMGRHSGFIAAHAALAQQDVNFVLVPEVDFDLEGENGFLKTLETRLLDRGHAVVVAAEGAGQKFFEGENAERDASGNLKLHDIGMFLKSEIASYFDSINMEINLKFIDPSYMIRSHPANSNDNVFCSFLARNAVHAGMAGKTRLLVGYWHDQFVHVPMDASAGKRKRIDPNGRLWMSVQEATGQRSMTNAHKSCE, via the coding sequence ATGAATCCGGAATTAACCGACACCATAATCAAAACCCTGGGAGAGGCGAGAATCGCCTCCCCGGTCCGCAAATCCGAAAACGGAAAGCCCGAATGCAGCTTTCAGCCTGACGAGGACCGGGTGCTGGTGGAAATCAACACCGAAAAAATCCTGGAGCAAATCCGCCTGGGCATCGAGCCCGCTTCCTTTGAAAAGGCCGGTCCCAGAAGCCATATCTTTTTCGACCCCAGCAAGGTCCGGTGCGCCATCGTCACCTGCGGCGGCCTGTGCCCGGGCCTGAACGACATCATCCGGGCCATCGTCCTAGAGCTCACCTACGGCTACGGCGTGCGCGGCATATACGGAATAAGATACGGCCTGGCCGGATTCATCCCCGAATACCGGTACGACGTGGTGGACCTGACGCCCGCGGAAGTGGAGGACATCCACGGATCGGGCGGCACAGTGCTGGGTTCGTCCCGGGGCCCCCAGGACATCGGCCAGATTGTGGACTGCCTGGAACGCATGAACGTGGGCATTTTGTTCACCGTGGGCGGGGACGGCACCCTCATGGCATCCACCCGAATCTGCGACGAAATCGCCAAACGCGGCCTGAAAATCAGCGTGGTGGGCATCCCCAAAACCATCGACAACGACATCTTTATGGTGGGCCGCTCCTTCGGGTTTGAAACCGCCGTGGAAATGGCCACCGCCGCCATTCGCACCGCCCATACCGAGGCCGTGGGATACCCCAACGGCATTGGGCTGGTCAAGCTCATGGGCCGCCATTCCGGGTTTATCGCGGCCCACGCGGCCCTGGCTCAGCAGGACGTGAACTTCGTCCTGGTTCCGGAAGTGGATTTTGACCTGGAAGGGGAAAACGGTTTTCTCAAAACCCTGGAAACCCGCCTTTTGGACCGGGGCCACGCCGTGGTCGTCGCCGCCGAAGGCGCGGGGCAAAAATTTTTTGAAGGGGAAAACGCCGAGCGGGACGCCTCAGGCAACCTGAAGCTCCACGATATCGGCATGTTCTTAAAAAGCGAAATCGCCAGCTACTTTGACTCCATCAACATGGAGATCAACCTCAAATTCATCGATCCCAGCTACATGATTCGCAGCCATCCGGCCAATTCCAACGACAATGTGTTTTGCAGCTTTTTGGCCCGAAACGCCGTCCACGCCGGCATGGCCGGCAAAACCCGCCTGCTCGTCGGGTATTGGCACGATCAGTTCGTCCACGTGCCCATGGACGCCTCGGCCGGCAAACGCAAACGCATCGACCCCAACGGCCGCCTGTGGATGAGCGTCCAGGAAGCCACCGGCCAGCGCAGCATGACCAATGCTCATAAGTCGTGCGAATAA
- a CDS encoding KpsF/GutQ family sugar-phosphate isomerase, with translation MGQTTIEQAKEVLKIEAEGVLELVEKIDEGFSAMVDLIMDCKGRVIVGGIGKSGIVGRKIVATLNSTGTRSMFLHPVEAMHGDLGMVCEDDLFLALSNSGETDELNILVPSIQKAGCKVIAFTGNVNSTLAKYSDIVIDVGVKREACPLGLAPTSSTTALLAIGDALAVVLINKRNFKSSDFKRFHPGGHLGQRLSAKIKDIMLTGDDVPCVLEDTIMTEAIAEMDRLDLGTTLVTDKDGALKGIITDGDLRRFLTRGNGVDRKTAKDVMTPTPKAVTSHSKVSEALNLMEAHLITVLPVVGEKNQVLGILHVHDILGKGEVRFNGH, from the coding sequence ATGGGCCAAACAACCATAGAACAGGCTAAGGAAGTTCTTAAAATAGAAGCGGAAGGCGTGCTGGAACTGGTGGAGAAGATCGACGAGGGATTTTCCGCCATGGTGGATTTGATCATGGACTGCAAAGGCCGGGTGATCGTCGGCGGGATCGGCAAGTCCGGCATTGTGGGCCGGAAGATCGTAGCCACCTTAAACAGCACGGGCACCCGCTCCATGTTTTTGCATCCCGTGGAAGCCATGCACGGGGATTTGGGCATGGTCTGCGAAGACGATCTTTTTCTGGCGCTTTCCAACAGCGGCGAAACCGATGAGTTGAACATTTTGGTGCCCAGCATCCAAAAAGCCGGGTGCAAGGTCATCGCTTTTACGGGCAACGTAAACTCCACCCTGGCCAAATACAGCGACATCGTCATTGACGTGGGCGTAAAACGGGAAGCCTGCCCACTGGGTCTGGCCCCGACCTCCAGCACCACCGCGCTTTTGGCCATAGGCGACGCCCTGGCCGTGGTGCTCATCAACAAACGCAACTTCAAGTCCAGCGACTTCAAACGCTTTCATCCGGGCGGGCACCTGGGCCAGCGCCTGTCCGCCAAAATCAAGGACATCATGCTCACCGGCGACGACGTCCCCTGCGTGCTGGAAGACACCATCATGACCGAGGCCATCGCCGAGATGGATCGCCTGGACCTGGGCACCACCCTGGTCACGGACAAGGACGGCGCCCTTAAAGGCATTATCACGGACGGAGACCTGCGCCGTTTTCTCACCCGGGGCAACGGGGTGGACAGAAAAACGGCCAAGGACGTGATGACGCCCACGCCCAAGGCGGTGACTTCCCATTCCAAAGTGAGCGAGGCCCTGAACCTGATGGAAGCCCACCTGATCACCGTGCTGCCCGTGGTGGGGGAGAAGAATCAGGTTCTTGGAATTCTTCATGTGCATGACATTCTGGGCAAGGGAGAGGTCCGGTTTAACGGCCATTAA